The following are encoded together in the Tripterygium wilfordii isolate XIE 37 chromosome 18, ASM1340144v1, whole genome shotgun sequence genome:
- the LOC119984626 gene encoding CSC1-like protein At4g02900: MAGLQDIGLSATINLLSAIAFLVAFAILRLQPINDRVYFPKWYLKGIRGSPTHSGALVSKFVNLDARTYIKFLNWMPAALRMPEPELSDHAGLDSAVYIRIYLLGLKIFVPITLLAFSILVPVNWTGDTLEHVKDLVFSDIDKLSISNIPSGSKRFWAHVVMAYVFTGWTWYALYKEYKTIATMRLQFLASANRRPDQFTVLVRNVPPDPDESVSEHVEHFFCVNHPDHYLMHQVVCNANNLAKLVAKKKSLQNWLTYYHNKNERNPSTKSTTKTGFCGLWGTRVDAVDYYTSEIEKLSKEEEAERVRVLSDPKAIVPAAFVSFKSRWGAALCAQTQQSSNPTIWLTEWAPEPRDIYWNNLSIPYVELTIRRLLMAIGLFFLTFCFMIPIAFVQSLANIEGIEKVLPFLKPIIETKFMKSLIQGFLPGIALKIFLILLPTILMTMSTVEGFTSLSSLERRSAGKYHLFILVNVFLGSIITGTALQQLKSFLNKPPTEIPRIVGESIPMKATFFITYIMVDGWAGIAAEILRLVPLVMFHLKNTFLVKTDQDRDDAMDPGSLGFATSEPRIQFYFLLGFVYAVVTPILLPFIIVFFAFAYLVFRHQIINVYDQKYESGASFWPDVHRRLIIGLVISQLLLLGLLSTKKAEDSTPFLVALPILTIWFHRFCKGRFESAFVKFPLQDAMVKDTLERATEPNLNLRLYLQDAYIHPVFKGGELDRPRVIDEEENSPLVPTKRTSNKGSSRYGSDVSSEAGFQTNI, translated from the exons ATGGCtggccttcaagatattggtcTTTCCGCAACTATCAATCTTTTGTCTGCAATTGCATTCCTCGTGGCATTTGCAATATTGCGGCTTCAACCAATAAATGATAGAGTTTACTTTCCAAAATGGTACTTGAAGGGAATAAGAGGCAGTCCAACCCACTCTGGAGCACTTGTGAGCAAATTTGTCAATTTGGATGCCCGAACATACATTAAATTTCTGAATTGGATGCCAGCAGCTTTAAGAATGCCAGAGCCAGAGCTTAGTGATCATGCAGGACTTGATTCTGCTGTTTATATACGGATTTACCTTCTGGG GTTGAAAATTTTTGTCCCGATAACTTTACTCGCCTTTTCCATTCTGGTGCCAGTCAATTGGACTGGAGACACATTAGAGCATGTCAAGGATTTGGTGTTCAGTGATATTGACAAGCTGTCAATCTCAAACATTCCATCCGGATCAAAAAG GTTTTGGGCACATGTGGTAATGGCTTATGTCTTCACAGGTTGGACATGGTATGCTCTGTACAAGGAGTACAAAACAATTGCCACAATGCGGTTGCAATTTTTAGCATCAGCAAATCGTCGACCAGATCAATTTACG GTCCTTGTGAGGAACGTTCCTCCAGATCCCGATGAATCAGTCAGTGAGCACGTTGAACATTTCTTCTGTGTGAATCATCCTGATCATTATCTCATGCATCAG GttgtatgcaatgcaaataacCTTGCAAAGTTGGTTGCAAAGAAGAAGAGTTTGCAGAATTGGTTAACCTACTACCATAATAAAAATGAGAGAAATCCTTCAACCAAGTCAACTACAAAG ACAGGATTTTGTGGTCTTTGGGGAACTAGAGTTGATGCAGTTGATTACTATACTTCAGAGATTGAAAAACTGAGCAAAGAA GAAGAGGCTGAAAGAGTAAGGGTTTTAAGTGATCCTAAGGCAATAGTTCCAGCAGCATTTGTTTCATTTAAATCCAGATGGGGAGCAGCTCTCTGTGCCCAGACTCAGCAATCAAGTAATCCTACTATTTGGCTGACTGAATGGGCTCCAGAGCCACGTGATATTTATTGGAATAATCTTTCAATACCATATGTCGAACTCACCATTCGAAGATTGCTCATGGCCATTGGTCTATTTTTCCTGACTTTCTGCTTCATGATTCCTATTGCATTCGTTCAATCTCTTGCGAACATTGAGGGGATTGAGAAAGTTTTACCTTTCTTGAAACCTATTATAGAAAC CAAGTTCATGAAGTCTTTGATACAGGGCTTTCTTCCAGGGATTGCGCTGAAGATATTCCTTATTTTACTACCAACAATTCTGATGACAATGTCCACAGTAGAAGGATTTACGTCACTTTCATCTTTGGAGAGGCGATCTGCTGGAAAATATCACTTGTTTATACTTGTCAATGTGTTCCTTGGAAGCATTATCACTGGAACAGCCTTACAACAGCTTAAAAGTTTTCTTAATAAGCCCCCAACAGA GATTCCAAGAATCGTTGGTGAGTCTATCCCAATGAAAGCCACTTTCTTCATCACTTATATAATGGTTGATGGCTGGGCTGGAATCGCCGCAGAGATCCTTAGACTGGTACCATTAGTAATGTTCCACCTGAAGAACACATTTCTTGTTAAGACTGACCAAGATAGAGATGACGCGATGGATCCTGGTTCCTTGGGCTTTGCTACATCTGAACCTCGGATTCAATTTTACTTCTTGTTGGGATTTGTGTACGCTGTTGTGACGCCCATACTTCTTCCTTTCATCATTGTCTTCTTTGCTTTTGCCTATTTGGTATTTCGTCATCAG ATCATTAACGTCTATGACCAAAAATATGAGAGTGGAGCTTCATTCTGGCCAGATGTGCATCGACGCTTAATAATTGGTTTAGTAATATCTCAACTTCTTTTGTTGGGATTGTTGAGCACAAAAAAGGCCGAAGATTCAACACCATTTCTCGTGGCTTTACCTATTCTTACAATTTGGTTCCATAGATTCTGTAAGGGACGTTTCGAATCTGCATTTGTAAAATTTCCATTACAG GATGCAATGGTAAAGGACACTCTTGAACGGGCTACAGAACCAAACCTAAACTTAAGACTTTATCTTCAGGATGCATACATACACCCAGTCTTCAAGGGTGGTGAACTGGACAGACCGCGGGTCATTGATGAGGAAGAGAACAGCCCCCTCGTGCCAACAAAGAGGACTTCTAATAAGGGTAGTAGTAGATATGGTTCTGATGTCAGTTCTGAAGCTGGTTTTCAGACCAATATTTAG
- the LOC119983756 gene encoding protein PALE CRESS, chloroplastic, which yields MEAKVFSLACAPSLPSLISPANVRISIFKTKYPPTPRCSFLRRCTSEKEAILEGMPKEYYDDEWQAQQREKTKELNQRRHKEDEEEERKVEEYREIGLRLKDYPEEDLRKARKLVSSLIRAVDEVEEKIVEAAEKGELTELVLMVIWNRLDLARHDDEKDAIRCLDLLYRRVETEIVKREASPAMRLLNDLLNMHDGFDNEAWLKECRKQMVASFPREDPFSILVPAGFDIDKHQGPVRPLTEADDILLRVDFVREVDALLQDVRSEQSEAQNALGLDPETIAHKLKQQEKQRTIRLVEALLDLAIDLKW from the exons ATGGAGGCAAAGGTGTTCTCGCTAGCGTGCGCACCTTCACTGCCATCGCTCATATCGCCGGCTAACGTGCGAATCTCCATCTTCAAGACCAAATACCCACCAACTCCCCGTTGCTCCT TTCTGAGAAGATGCACCAGCGAAAAAGAGGCGATATTGGAGGGCATGCCAAAGGAGTATTACGATGAT GAATGGCAAGCCCAGCAACGAGAGAAGACAAAGGAACTTAATCAAAGACGTCACAAGGAAGACGAGGAAGAAGAACGAAAGGTTGAAGAGTATCGTGAAATTGGTCTGCGGTTGAAGGATTATCCAGAAGAAGATCTCAGGAAAGCAAGAAAATTGGTTTCGAGCTTAATCAGAGCAGTTGATGAAGTGGAAGAG AAAATTGTGGAAGCTGCTGAGAAAGGGGAACTCACCGAGCTTGTTCTAATGGTCATATGGAATCGCCTTGATCTTGCTCGGCACGAT GATGAAAAAGATGCTATTAGATGTCTTGATCTATTATACAGAAGAGTCGAG ACCGAGATTGTAAAACGGGAGGCAAGTCCTGCCATGAGACTGCTCAATGATCTATTGAATATGCATGATGGGTTTGATAATGAAGCATGGCTGAAGGAATGCAGAAAACAAATGGTTGCTAGCTTCCCACGAGAAGATCCATTTAGCATTCTCGTACCCGCAGGGTTTGACATTGATAAG CATCAAGGTCCGGTGCGACCTCTTACCGAAGCTGATGACATTCTTCTGAGGGTAGATTTTGTCAGAGAAGTTGACGCATTGCTGCAGGATGTCCGATCGGAACAAAGTGAAGCTCAAAATGCCCTGGGGCTGGATCCTGAAACCATCGCTCATAAATTAAAGCAACAGGAGAAGCAACGGACGATACGGCTAGTAGAAGCTCTCCTAGATTTggccattgatttgaaatggtAG